The nucleotide sequence AGCACGTCGGGCGCGGTGTTGTCGTTCATCGGGGTGGCGATGACGGCCGGCGCGATCGCGTTGACCAGGACGCCACTGGTGGCCAGCTCCTTGCCGGCGGACTTGGTGAGGCCGATGACGGCGGCCTTCGACGCGGAGTACACCGACAGGTTCGGGTTGCCGTCCTTGCCGGCCATGCTGGCGACGTTGACGACCCGGCCCCAGCCGCGCTCGCGCATGCCGGGGACGAACGCCCGCATGGTGTTCACGGTGCCGATGACGTTGACCTCGAAGACGCCGCGCCACTCGTCGGCCGTCGTCTCGACCAGCGGCCGGTTCGGCCCGACGATGCCGGCCGAGTTCACCAGCACGTCCACCGGGCCCAGCTCGGCCGCGACCGCCGCCAGCGCCGCCTCGTCGGTGACGTCGGCCGCGACGTCGGCGCCGCGCAGGTCGAGGGTGGTGACGGCGACGCCGTCGGCCCGCAGCCGCTCGGCCGCCGCGGCGCCGAGTCCGCTGCCACCGCCCGTGACGACCGCCGTCCTGCTGTCAGTGCGATTCACGGCTGACCTCCGATCCGCTGGAGCCGAGCAGGAAGTCCAGGTCGGCGCCGGTGTCGGCCTGGCGGACGTGGTCGACGTAGAGCCGTTCCCAGCCGCGGGCCGGCCGGGCGAAGCCGTCGACGGTGGCCTGGTTCGGGGAGCGCGCGGCCAGCTCGTCGTCGGGCACCTCGACGTCGATGCGGCGGGCGGCGACGTCGAGGCTGACGATGTCGCCGGTGCGCACCAGCGCCAGCGGACCGCCGGCCGCCGCCTCGGGCGTCACGTGCAGCACGACGGTGCCGTAGGCGGTGCCGCTCATCCGGCCGTCGCACACCCGCACCATGTCGCGCACGCCCTGGGCCAGCAGCTTCTTCGGCATCGGCAGGTTCGACACCTCCGGCATGCCGGGGTAGCCCTTCGGGCCGCAGCCGCGCAGCACCAGGACGGAGTCGGCCGTCACGTCGAGGTCGGGGTCGTCGATGCGGGCGTGCAGGTCCTCGATGCTGTCGAACACGACGGCCGGGCCGCGGTGCGTCAGCAGCTCCGGCGAGGCGGCGGCCGGCTTGATCACCGCACCGCCGGGCGCCAGGTTGCCGCGCAGCACCGCGATGCCGCCCTCGTCGACCAGCGGCGCCGACCGCGGCCGGATCACTTCGGTGTCCCAGATCGGCGCGTCGTCGAGGTAGTCGACCAGCGGCCGGCCGGTGACCGTCAGCGCCGTGGGGTCGAGCAGGTCGCGGACCTCGCGCAGCACCGCCAGCAGGCCGCCGGCGCGGTGCAGGTCGTCCATCAGGAACCGGCCGGCCGGCAGCAGGTCGACCAGCACCGGGACACGCGAGCCGATGCGGTCGAAGTCGTCCAGCGTGAGGTCGATGCCCAGGCGGCCGGCGATGGCGAGCAGGTGCACGACCGCGTTGGTCGAGCCGCCGATGGCGCCGAGCGCCACGATCGCGTTGTGGAACGACGCCTTCGTCAGGACGGTGCTGGGCCGGCGGCCGGCGGCGACCAGCTCGACGGCGAGCCGGCCGGTGCCGTGCGCGGCGACCAGCAGCCGGCTGTCCGGCGCCGGGGTGCCGGCGACGCCCGGGACGACCATGCCCAGCGCCTCGGCCAGCAGGCCCATCGTCGACGCGGTGCCCATGGTGTTGCAGTGCCCGCGGCTGCGGATCATCGCCGACTCCGAGCGGGTGAACTCCTCCCGCGACAGGGTGCCGGCGCGCACCTCCTCGGACAGCCGCCACACGTCTGTGCCGCAGCCCAGCGGGATGCCCTTGAAGGTGCCGGTGAGCATCGGCCCGCCGGGCACGACGACGGCCGGCAGGTCGACCGACGCCGCGCCCATGAGCAGCGCCGGGATCGTCTTGTCGCAACCGCCCAGCAGCACGACGCCGTCGACCGGGTTGCCGCGCAGCAGCTCTTCGGTGGCCATGGCGGCGAGGTTGCGCCACAGCATCGCGGTGGGCCGCAGCTGGGTCTCGCCGAGCGAGATGACCGGCAGCTCGAGCGGGATGCCGCCGGCCTCGTGCACGCCGTCGCGGACCGACCGGGCCACCTCGCTGAGGTGCCGGTTGCACGGCGCGAGGTCGGACGCGGTGTTCGCGATGGCGATGTGCGGCCGGCCGGTGAACGCGTCGTCGGGCAGGCCGCGGCGCATCCAGGCCCGGTGGATGTAGGCGTCGCGGCCGTCGCCGCCGTACCACTGCGCGCTGCGGAGCTCCGGCACGGCGCTCCCTTCCGGTTATCGATACGACGATCTACTATCTGGAAACATGCGGGACGCAGACATCGTGGCGGGCAGGGCCCGTCCGGGTCAAGGGGCCGGTCGATTGGTCGGCTCCGACCGCGTGCTCGTCGTGCTCAAAGAACTGGCCGCACACCCCGGCGGCGTCGGGCTGGACGAGCTGACCCGCGTGGTCGGCAGCCCGAAGCCCACCGTGCACCGCGCGCTGAGGTCGCTGCGCCGGGCCGGCCTGGCCGGTCAGGACGCCCGCGGACACTACCTGCTGGGCGACGAGTTCCTGCGGCTGGCCTTCGCCCACCACGAGGCCCGGCCCGAGCACGTCCGGCTGCGGCCGGTGCTGGAGTCGCTGGCGGCCCGGTTCGGCGAGACCACGCACTACGCCGTGCTCGACGGCCGCGAGGTCGTCTACCGCGCCAAGGTCGACCCGCCCAGCGGCGCCGCCCGGCTCACGTCCACCGTCGGCGGGCGCAACCCGGCACACTCCACCGGCGTCGGCAAGCTGCTGCTGGCCTACCGGCTGACGACGCGCGACGACGTCGCCGCATGGGCCGGCGATCGGCCGATGGAACGGCGCACGGCCAACACGCTCACCACGGCGGCGGCGCTGGCCGGCGAGCTGGCGGCCATCCGGGCGCGGGGCTACGCGGTCGACGACGAGGAGAACGAGACCGGTGTCGCCTGCCTGGCGCTGCCGGTGTACGCGCTGGCGCCGGGCACGCCGTCGGGCGCGCTCAGCATCAGCGCACTGACCTACCGCACGCCGCTCTCGACGCTGGTCGAGGCCGTCGACGAGGTTCGCGGCGTGCTCGGCCGGCTGGGAGAGGGGTCATGAGCGGGACGATGCGGGCGTTCGTGCTGACCGGACCCGGCGCGGGCGGGGTACAGGAGGTGCCGCGGCCGGTCGCGGCACCGGGCGAGGTCGTGGTCGACGTCGAGCGGGCTGGCGTCTGCGGCACCGACGCGGAGTTCTTCAGCGGCGACATGGCCTACCTGCGGTCCGGCCACACGACGTACCCGCTGCGGCCCGGCCACGAGTGGGCCGGCGTCGTCTCGTCCGTCGGCGACGGCGTCGACCCGGCGTGGCTGGGCCGGCGGGTCATGGGCGACACCATGATCGGCGACGGGACCTGCCGCCGCTGCCGTCGCGGCCGCCAGCACGTGTGCGAGGCGCGGCAGGAGGTCGGCGTGCGCGACGGCCGGCCCGGCGCGCTGGCCGAGCAGCTGGCCGTCCCGGCGTCGTCGCTGCACGCGCTGCCCGACTCCGTCGACCCGGTCCTGGGGGCGCTGGTCGAGCCGGGCGGCAACGCGCTGCGGGCGGCCAATGCCGCGGCGGTGGGCGACGGCGACCGGCTGCTGGTGTTCGGGCCGGGCACCATCGGGCTGATGGTGGCGATGTTTGCCCGCGCCGCCGGCGCCGAGGTGCACCTCATGGGCCGCAGCGAGGAGTCGCTGCGGTTCGCCCGTTCGCTGGGGTTCGCCCACGCCTGG is from Jiangella alkaliphila and encodes:
- a CDS encoding SDR family NAD(P)-dependent oxidoreductase, producing the protein MNRTDSRTAVVTGGGSGLGAAAAERLRADGVAVTTLDLRGADVAADVTDEAALAAVAAELGPVDVLVNSAGIVGPNRPLVETTADEWRGVFEVNVIGTVNTMRAFVPGMRERGWGRVVNVASMAGKDGNPNLSVYSASKAAVIGLTKSAGKELATSGVLVNAIAPAVIATPMNDNTAPDVLAHITGLIPMKRVGRPEEVAELIAWLCSDRVTFSTGAVYDISGGRATY
- a CDS encoding IlvD/Edd family dehydratase, encoding MPELRSAQWYGGDGRDAYIHRAWMRRGLPDDAFTGRPHIAIANTASDLAPCNRHLSEVARSVRDGVHEAGGIPLELPVISLGETQLRPTAMLWRNLAAMATEELLRGNPVDGVVLLGGCDKTIPALLMGAASVDLPAVVVPGGPMLTGTFKGIPLGCGTDVWRLSEEVRAGTLSREEFTRSESAMIRSRGHCNTMGTASTMGLLAEALGMVVPGVAGTPAPDSRLLVAAHGTGRLAVELVAAGRRPSTVLTKASFHNAIVALGAIGGSTNAVVHLLAIAGRLGIDLTLDDFDRIGSRVPVLVDLLPAGRFLMDDLHRAGGLLAVLREVRDLLDPTALTVTGRPLVDYLDDAPIWDTEVIRPRSAPLVDEGGIAVLRGNLAPGGAVIKPAAASPELLTHRGPAVVFDSIEDLHARIDDPDLDVTADSVLVLRGCGPKGYPGMPEVSNLPMPKKLLAQGVRDMVRVCDGRMSGTAYGTVVLHVTPEAAAGGPLALVRTGDIVSLDVAARRIDVEVPDDELAARSPNQATVDGFARPARGWERLYVDHVRQADTGADLDFLLGSSGSEVSRESH
- a CDS encoding IclR family transcriptional regulator, giving the protein MRDADIVAGRARPGQGAGRLVGSDRVLVVLKELAAHPGGVGLDELTRVVGSPKPTVHRALRSLRRAGLAGQDARGHYLLGDEFLRLAFAHHEARPEHVRLRPVLESLAARFGETTHYAVLDGREVVYRAKVDPPSGAARLTSTVGGRNPAHSTGVGKLLLAYRLTTRDDVAAWAGDRPMERRTANTLTTAAALAGELAAIRARGYAVDDEENETGVACLALPVYALAPGTPSGALSISALTYRTPLSTLVEAVDEVRGVLGRLGEGS
- a CDS encoding zinc-dependent alcohol dehydrogenase; its protein translation is MSGTMRAFVLTGPGAGGVQEVPRPVAAPGEVVVDVERAGVCGTDAEFFSGDMAYLRSGHTTYPLRPGHEWAGVVSSVGDGVDPAWLGRRVMGDTMIGDGTCRRCRRGRQHVCEARQEVGVRDGRPGALAEQLAVPASSLHALPDSVDPVLGALVEPGGNALRAANAAAVGDGDRLLVFGPGTIGLMVAMFARAAGAEVHLMGRSEESLRFARSLGFAHAWTEDELPDLPYDAVVDATNAARLPALAADLVEPGGRVVYIGLSATPSTLDTRTLVLDDVTAVGILSASPGLAATIEAYASGAVDPRPLVGATVGLSDVAAVLAGAYPAGPAPKVHVDPRLD